The Lucilia cuprina isolate Lc7/37 chromosome 5, ASM2204524v1, whole genome shotgun sequence genome includes a window with the following:
- the LOC111684098 gene encoding KAT8 regulatory NSL complex subunit 2: MSKQLPRCGRGGVANCGGNSVADKDLRDQLHQEIENKSKSCSNPTYECTIPRIEGYEYCMRHILRDPRGNFRQCSYTYFNGKKCPNALPKHDLKKDPNMTTLCFEHNRQVQLQKTHATVGKLKQADTNEVLLNSLSHHIHVEEAVGKNSANSEQDEEIDVVSPHVTPFVNNDQIHSLSDIVRTMRKRRRILDYASDSTSDEEVICMNNTSRGHECNESDNESVDSQDDDLLKHAGIYTRQEAIRLSEAKLTKLQGLYIDQINRLHHILREKRRRYLHAIRREREHLCSIHEQLKETPRERALYEQLKALNSYHRRHGVEAVLYKKFKEKRSRAGDSSSVSKNSGFTKCIFTEGGVKCGDRSLPCCKYCRKHILEDKKQILFKACEKEKSGVVCQEAIPCIFDDSTCILHLTIPHQRQYVQKKYESETEEDEVVDVKTETVEKPLLDIKSSPILHNEMNNAVAQGNQATVTK; this comes from the exons atgtcgAAACAATTACCGCGATGTGGCCGCGGCGGTGTAGCTAATTGTGGTGGTAACAGTGTTGCTGATAAAGATTTACGTGATCAATTACATcaggaaattgaaaataaatccaAGTCATGTTCCAATCCGACCTACGAATGTACGATACCACGTATTGAAGGCTACGAATATTGTATGCGACACATATTAAGAGATCCTCGGGGAAACTTCCGCCAGTGTTCATATACCTATTTCAATGGAAAAAAATGTCCGAATGCTCTGCCAAAACACGACTTGAAAAAGGATCCCAATATGACTACGTTATGCTTCGAGCACAATCGACAGGTACAGTTGCAAAAGACACATGCCACTGTTGGTAAACTGAAGCAAGCAGACACCAATGAAGTGCTATTAAATAGTCTATCACATCATATACATGTAGAAGAAGCGGTTGGTAAAAATTCTGCAAATAGTGAACAAGATGAAGAAATTGATGTGGTATCACCACATGTAACCCCATTTG TTAACAATGACCAAATTCATAGCCTGAGTGATATTGTAAGGACAATGCGAAAACGTCGACGTATTCTAGACTATGCATCAGACAGTACATCTGATGAAGAAGTCATTTGTATGAATAACACCTCACGAGGACATGAGTGTAACGAATCCGATAATGAAAGTGTTGACTCTCAAGATGACGATTTACTCAAACATGCTGGTATTTACACGCGTCAGGAAGCTATTCGTCTATCTGAGGCTAAACTTACCAAACTTCAAGGCCTTTATATAGATCAAATAAATCGTTTACATCATATTTTACGTGAAAAAAGGCGTCGATATTTACATGCTATTCGACGGGAACGAGAACATTTATGCAGCATTCATGAACAATTGAAAGAGACACCCAGAGAACGTGCCCTCTACGAACAATTAAAGGCTTTAAACTCGTACCATAGAAGACATGGCGTAGAAGcggttctttataaaaaattcaaagaaaaacgTAGTAGAGCGGGCGATTCAAGTTCTGTTTCAAAAAACTCGGGATTCACAAAATGTATTTTCACCGAAGGCGGTGTTAAATGCGGTGATCGTTCATTGCCATGTTGTAAATACTGTCGCAAACACATTTTGGAAGACAAGAAGCAAATACTTTTCAAAGCTTGTGAAAAAGAGAAATCGGGTGTAGTTTGCCAGGAGGCCATACCTTGTATTTTCGATGATTCAACATGCATATTACATTTAACAATACCACATCAACGTCAATACGTACAAAAG AAATACGAATCGGAAACCGAAGAAGATGAAGTTGTCGATGTTAAAACCGAAACAGTCGAGAAACCATTGTTGGATATAAAATCATCACCCATACTACATAATGAGATGAATAATGCCGTAGCTCAAGGAAACCAAGCAACTGTGACAaagtaa